The following are encoded together in the Tripterygium wilfordii isolate XIE 37 chromosome 18, ASM1340144v1, whole genome shotgun sequence genome:
- the LOC119984664 gene encoding CLIP-associated protein-like yields the protein MEEALELARAKDTKERMAGVERLHQLLEASRKSLSSAETTSLVDCCLDLLKDNNFRVSQGALLALASAAVLSGEHLKLHFNALVPAVVERLGDAKQPVRDAGRRLLLTLMEVSSPTIIVERAGSYAWAHRSWRVREEFARTVTSSIGLFASTELPLQRAILPPILQMLTDPNHGVREAAIACIEEMYTQAGPQFRDELLRHNLPMSMMKDINARLERIEPKIRSSDGLTSNFPVGEMKPTSINSKKSSPKARSSSRENSLFGGESDFSEKPVEPIKVYSEKELIREFEKIASTLVPEKDWSIRIAAMQRVEALVVGGAADYPCFRGLLKQLVGPLSTQLSDRRSSIVKQACHLLSYLSKELLGDFESCAEIFIPVLFKLVVITVLVIAESSDNCIKTMLRNCKVARVLPRISDSAKNDRSAILRARCCEYALLILENWPDAPEIQRSADLYEDLIRCCVADAMSEVRSTARMCYRMFAKTWPERSRRLFSSFDPAIQRVVNEEDGGMHRRYASPSLRDRSSHTSFTSQASNANLPGYGTSAIVAMDRSSTLSSGASLSSGLLLSQAKSLGKGAERSLESVLHSSKQKVTAIESMLRGLELSEKHNFSTLRSSSLDLGVDTPSSRDPPFPSTVSASNSLTDSLTLESTASGISKSGNHNGGLMLSDIITQIQASKDSGKLSSYHSNLAAESLPALSSFSAKRASERLQERGSLIEDNNEMREARRHMNPHMDRQYIDTPYRDANFRESQNSHIPNFQRPLLRKNVNGRMSAGRRKSFDDSQLGEISNYVEVPASLNDALGEGLSPSSDWCARVAAFNYLRSLLLQGPKGIQEVIQHFEKVMKLFFQHLDDPHHKVAQAALSTLADIIPTCRKPFESYMERMLPHVFSRLIDPKELVRQACSTTLEIVSKTYSVDSLLPALLRSLDEQRSPKAKLAVIEFAISSFNKHAMNSDGVSNIGILKLWLAKLTPLVHDKNTKLKEAAINCIISVYSHFDSITVLNFILSLSVEEQNSLRRALKQYTPRIEVDLMNFLQNKKERRPKSSYDPSDVVGTSSEEGGYAGASKNSYYYGRYSASSIDTDSGRKRSSTQESTLITGGMGHVTSEEAKENMYLNFETSTPYVHSFKNKDVPYAVHPTTQNMSHTDRLENVNNILNLEGLSAPPVDMNDQINSEILGVAEGFGHENGASPDLDHNHKPASVKIISMQDTGPSIPQILHLICNGDDETPASKRGSIQQLIEVSVANDHSTWSKYFNQILTVVLEVLDDSDSSIRELALSLIIEMLKNQKDAMEDSVEIVIEKLLHVTKDIVPKVSDEAEHCLTIVLSQYDPFRCLSVIVPLLVTEDEKTLVTCINCLTKLVGRLSQEELMTQLPSFLPALFEAFGNQSADVRKTVVFCLVDIYIMLGKAFLPYLESLNSTQLRLVTIYANRISQARTGTPIDAGHD from the exons ATGGAGGAGGCACTGGAGCTAGCGCGGGCCAAGGACACTAAGGAGAGGATGGCAGGAGTGGAGCGTCTTCACCAGCTTCTAGAAGCATCGAGAAAGAGCCTTAGTTCAGCGGAAACCACGTCACTTGTCGATTGTTGCTTGGATCTCCTCAAGGACAACAACTTCAGGGTCTCTCAGGGTGCTCTCCTGGCCCTTGCCTCCGCTGCCGTGCTCTCCGGTGAACACTTGAAGTTGCATTTCAATGCACTTGTCCCTGCTGTTGTTGAGCGCCTCGGCGACGCCAAACAGCCTGTCAGAGACGCCGGCAGACGCCTGTTGCTTACTCTCATGGAG GTTTCTTCTCCAACTATCATCGTTGAAAGAGCAGGCTCTTATGCATGGGCACATAGAAGTTGGAGAGTCAGAGAAGAGTTTGCTCGGACTGTCACATCTTCAATTGGTCTTTTTGCATCCACTGAACTCCCTCTTCAGCGGGCTATTCTCCCACCT ATTTTGCAGATGTTGACTGACCCAAATCATGGTGTTAGAGAAGCAGCTATAGCGTGCATTGAG GAGATGTATACGCAAGCTGGGCCTCAATTTCGTGATGAGCTTCTGCGCCATAATCTTCCCATGTCCATG ATGAAAGATATTAATGCCCGGCTAGAGAGAATTGAACCAAAAATTCGCTCTTCAGATGGACTTACGAGTAATTTTCCTGTTGGGGAGATGAAGCCCACAAGCATAAATTCCAAGAAAAGTAGTCCGAAGGCCAGGAGCTCCTCAAGAGAGAATTCTCTGTTTGGAG GCGAAAGTGATTTCAGTGAAAAACCTGTTGAGCCAATTAAAGTGTACTCAGAAAAGGAACTCATTAGGGAATTTGAGAAGATTGCTTCTACCTTGGTGCCAGAAAAagactggtctattcgcattgctgccatgcagagagttgaagcCCTTGTTGTTGGAG GAGCTGCTGACTATCCTTGTTTTCGCGGTCTCTTGAAGCAACTTGTTGGGCCATTAAGCACACAACTATCTGATCGAAGATCTAGTATAGTGAAGCAG GCTTGCCATTTATTATCGTATTTATCAAAAGAGCTCTTGGGAGATTTTGAGTCATGTGCTGAGATTTTCATTCCG GTCCTTTTCAAGCTGGTCGTGATCACAGTGCTTGTAATTGCAGAGTCTTCAGATAACTGCATAAAGACG ATGCTGCGTAACTGTAAAGTTGCTCGTGTACTTCCTCGAATATCGGATTCTGCAAAGAATGACCGTAGTGCTATACTCCGTGCAAG GTGTTGTGAGTATGCATTGTTGATATTAGAAAATTGGCCTGATGCTCCTGAAATACAGCGATCAGCTGACCTATATGAAGATCTAATAAGGTGTTGCGTGGCGGATGCAATGAGTGAG GTTCGTTCAACTGCGAGAATGTGTTACAGAATGTTTGCAAAAACTTGGCCGGAGCGTTCTCGTCGCTTATTTTCTTCCTTTGATCCTGCTATTCAAAGG GTTGTAAATGAAGAGGATGGGGGCATGCATAGGCGATATGCTTCTCCTTCTCTCCGTGATAGAAGTTCACATACGTCATTCACTTCTCAGGCATCTAATGCAAATTTACCTGGGTATGGAACTTCTGCTATAGTTGCCATGGACAGAAGTTCGACTTTATCCTCCGGTGCATCGCTTTCCTCTGGTTTGCTTCTTTCACAAGCAAAGTCCTTGGGTAAAGGAGCAGAACGTAGTCTTGAAAGTGTGCTTCATTCGAGCAAACAGAAGGTGACTGCAATTGAAAGCATGCTTAGAGGGTTGGAACTCTCTGAGAAACACAACTTCTCAACTCTCAGATCGTCTAGCTTGGATCTAG GAGTTGACACTCCATCATCTCGTGATCCGCCATTCCCTTCTACTGTTTCGGCTTCAAATAGTCTCACAGATTCATTAACCTTAGAATCAACTGCCTCTGGCATCAGTAAAAGTGGCAACCACAATGGTGGATTGATGTTGTCTGATATCATTACCCAGATTCAAGCTTCCAAAGATTCTGGGAAGCTATCATCATATCACAGTAATCTGGCAGCTGAATCTTTGCCAGCACTATCATCATTTTCAGCTAAGAGGGCTTCTGAAAGGCTGCAAGAAAGAGGTTCTTTAATTGAAGATAATAATGAAATGAGGGAGGCTAGGCGACATATGAACCCTCACATGGACAGGCAATACATTGATACACCTTACAGAGATGCAAACTTCAGGGAATCACAGAACAGTCACATACCTAATTTCCAGAGGCCActtttgagaaagaatgtcAATGGACGAATGTCTGCCGGCAGGAGAAAGAGTTTTGATGATAGTCAACTTGGAGAAATTTCAAACTATGTAGAAGTTCCAGCATCTTTGAATGATGCTTTAGGTGAGGGTTTAAGTCCAAGTTCTGATTGGTGTGCTAGGGTTGCTGCTTTTAATTATCTACGGTCTTTGCTACTGCAAGGGCCAAAAGGAATTCAAGAAGTGATCCAACattttgagaaggtaatgaagTTGTTTTTCCAGCATTTGGATGATCCCCACCATAAAGTTGCCCAGGCGGCTCTCTCAACCCTTGCAGATATTATTCCAACTTGCCGGAAGCCATTTGAGAGCTACATGGAAAGGATGTTACCTCATGTTTTCTCAAGGTTGATTGACCCAAAAGAGTTGGTTAGGCAAGCTTGCTCAACAACTTTAGAAATTGTCAGCAAAACTTATAGTGTTGATTCTTTGCTACCTGCATTGCTCCGTTCCCTTGATGAACAGCGGTCGCCAAAGGCCAAATTGGCTGTCATTGAGTTTGCTATCAGTTCGTTTAACAAGCATGCAATGAATTCTGATGGTGTCAGTAATATTGGCATCTTGAAATTGTGGCTTGCTAAGCTGACACCATTAGTTCATGATAAGAACACCAAGCTTAAGGAAGCAGCTATCAACTGCATCATCTCTGTCTACTCCCACTTTGATTCAATTACTGTTCTCAATTTCATTCTTAGTTTATCAGTTGAAGAACAAAATTCCTTGAGACGAGCACTTAAGCAGTACACTCCTCGTATTGAAGTGGACCTGATGAACTTtttgcaaaacaaaaaagagcGACGCCCGAAGTCCTCTTATGACCCATCTGATGTTGTTGGGACTTCTTCTGAGGAAGGGGGATATGCTGGTGCATCAAAAAATAGTTACTACTATGGAAGATATTCTGCTAGTTCGATTGACACTGATAGCGGTCGGAAACGGTCTTCTACACAAGAATCAACCTTAATCACTGGCGGTATGGGCCATGTAACTTCTGAAGAAGCTAAGGAGAATATGTATCTGAATTTTGAGACTTCTACCCCTTATGTTCACAGTTTCAAAAATAAGGATGTACCTTATGCAGTCCATCCCACTACCCAAAACATGTCTCATACTGACCGGCTGGAAAatgtaaataatattttaaacctGGAGGGTTTATCTGCTCCACCTGTGGACATGAATGATCAAATAAATTCTGAGATCTTGGGGGTAGCTGAAGGCTTTGGGCATGAAAATGGTGCTTCTCCTGACTTGGACCATAATCATAAACCTGCATCAGTGAAGATTATCTCCATGCAAGACACAGGTCCTAGCATTCCTCAAATTCTTCACCTG ATTTGCAATGGTGATGATGAAACTCCTGCAAGTAAGCGTGGTTCTATACAGCAACTAATTGAGGTTTCTGTTGCTAACGATCACTCTACTTGGTCCAAG TACTTCAATCAGATTTTGACAGTCGTACTTGAGGTTTTGGATGATTCTGACTCCTCCATTCGGGAGCTTGCTCTCTCGTTGATTATTGAAATGCTTAAAAACCAG AAGGATGCCATGGAAGATTCTGTTGAGATTGTGATTGAAAAGTTGCTTCATGTTACCAAAGATATTGTTCCCAAA GTCTCTGATGAAGCTGAGCACTGCCTGACCATTGTTTTATCGCAGTATGATCCATTCAGATGTTTGAGT GTTATCGTTCCTTTGTTGGTCACTGAAGATGAGAAAACTCTCGTGACCTGCATAAACTGTTTGACGAAG CTTGTGGGTCGGCTCTCACAAGAAGAATTGATGACCCAGTTGCCATCTTTCTTGCCTGCGCTTTTTGAAGCCTTTGGAAACCAGAGTGCAGATGTTCGCAAG ACTGTTGTTTTCTGTCTGGTGGATATTTATATCATGCTTGGAAAGGCCTTTTTGCCATACTTGGAGAGTCTCAACAGTACACAGTTGCGGTTAGTTACCATATATGCTAATCGAATCTCTCAGGCCAGGACGGGCACACCAATTGATGCCGGCCATGATTAG
- the LOC119983547 gene encoding CLAVATA3/ESR (CLE)-related protein 5-like translates to MANKTYNPKSVLVIILVGLIVFSLFLVNSSQARILDQNNHQNKHINILDSHQLLHDLGFDLSKLRNYQRLSQQGVDSDRISPGGPDPHHH, encoded by the coding sequence ATGGCTAACAAAACTTATAATCCCAAGTCAGTACTTGTTATTATTCTTGTAGGTTTGATTGTCTTCTCTTTGTTCCTTGTGAATTCATCGCAGGCACGGATTCTTGATCAGAACAACCACCAAAATAAGCACATTAATATTCTTGATAGCCACCAACTTTTGCATGATTTGGGTTTTGATCTCTCCAAGCTAAGGAATTATCAAAGGTTGTCCCAACAGGGCGTTGACTCCGATAGAATCTCACCGGGAGGACCAGATCCGCATCATCACTAA
- the LOC119984663 gene encoding uncharacterized protein LOC119984663 yields the protein MLTLPVKDQIEDKLIVSELNRSSSNKKSNGTPMKTLIAQEMSKDVESNHSPPNLVAKLMGLDAFPQQQPNSAAEKAHPKGYSWCSLSHSGSLADWDQVNGFQDERMHSKVHHCLGQNEYKDVYEICLHSQKTNYGRDNSPQKGRLNDNINEKKMALVLQKFKEAKRLATDEKLRQSKEFQEALDVLSSNRDLFLKCLQEPNSLLSQNLFDLQSIPPPPETKRITVLKPSKGVENDKFAGSRKKNDIQAKKPALEGQATRLDKSPVYSPIFSNMQVGEYPAEPTRIVVLKPGPGKSHDLKAVLSMPSLSPRVLHGEDFYEASEDEESRESQELAKKITLQMRENMMGHRRDETLLSSVFSNGYVGDDSSFNKTENEYVVENLSDSEVMSPTSRHSWDHINRFGGPYSFSSFSRASCSPESSVCREAKKRLSERWAMIALNGGLQEQRHSRRSSSTLGEMLAISDAKKTTKSEEVVSEEQEPRGSTSGLTSNSSKEEVLSDSPKGLLRSKSLPVSSTVYGARQTVEVPDLEPDKTQVPKELTKAKSMKSSLKGKVSSFLFSRNKKSGKETLAHFHSSNESQSASPETLRSHTDFPGNMSNDIAHCVNSSSYDGCLSPSLHGSASKTSSALIGVGQNRAVFYLEEGLSVAKPVMLGCVTETEDQPSPISVLEPPFGEDDPTNLESSRNMKADQRGLGLPHMSNLIDKSPPIESIAWPRSWDDACANTATRHLSNPSLVSPGPEEEEEDWHSVVKTLLSGAGLNVEVQSDTFLGRWHSPDSPLDPSLRDKYANLNDEEPVHEARRRQRRSILKLVFDGVNTSLVEITGYGPDNSTRSMACNMVNGRFVAGASASPTVVEQVWDLMKEWFSSEVRLYLGDCGDRDSLVVERVVRNEVVGRGWAEHMMLELDNIGKDIEGKLLEELVEEAVFFL from the exons ATGTTAACTCTTCCCGTTAAAGATCAGATTGAGGATAAACTG ATTGTGTCTGAACTGAATAGAAGCTCTTCAAACAAGAAATCAAATGGAACACCGATGAAGACACTTATAGCCCAAGAAATGTCAAAAGATGTGGAGTCTAATCATAGCCCACCTAATTTGGTTGCAAAGTTGATGGGGCTTGATGCCTTTCCGCAGCAGCAGCCCAATTCAGCTGCAGAAAAAGCCCATCCCAAGGGTTATTCTTGGTGTTCTTTAAGTCATTCAGGATCATTGGCAGATTGGGATCAAGTTAATGGATTCCAGGATGAGAGAATGCATTCCAAAGTTCATCACTGCCTAGGGCAGAATGAATACAAAGATGTTTATGAAATCTGCTTGCATTCACAAAAAACTAATTATGGGAGAGATAATTCACCCCAAAAGGGAAGACTTAATGACAATATAAATGAGAAAAAGATGGCTCTTGTTCTTCAGAAATTCAAAGAAGCAAAACGTTTGGCTACAGATGAGAAACTTCGCCAGTCTAAGGAGTTCCAAGAAGCATTAGACGTTTTAAGTTCCAACAGGGATTTATTTCTCAAGTGTTTGCAAGAGCCAAATTCTTTGCTTTCCCAAAATCTGTTTGATTTGCAGTCTATTCCTCCCCCTCCTGAGACGAAGCGCATCACTGTTCTTAAACCTTCTAAGGGTGTTGAGAATGATAAATTTGCCGGATCTAGAAAGAAGAATGATATACAGGCAAAGAAACCAGCCCTGGAGGGTCAAGCAACTAGGTTGGACAAAAGTCCTGTATATTCTCCTATTTTTAGTAATATGCAAGTTGGTGAATATCCTGCTGAGCCCACCAGGATTGTGGTATTGAAGCCTGGCCCTGGGAAAAGTCATGACCTTAAGGCTGTGCTTTCAATGCCTTCTTTGTCACCCAGAGTATTACATGGAGAAGATTTTTATGAGGCATCTGAAGACGAGGAGTCACGGGAATCACAAGAATTGGCCAAAAAGATCACACTGCAAATGCGAGAAAATATGATGGGTCATCGCAGGGATGAAACTTTGCTTTCTTCTGTGTTTTCCAATGGATATGTTGGCGATGATAGCTCATTTAACAAAACGGAAAATGAATATGTAGTTGAGAATCTGAGTGATTCAGAAGTCATGTCTCCAACTTCTCGGCATTCGTGGGATCACATCAATAGATTTGGCGGGCCCTattctttctcctctttcaGCCGTGCATCATGTTCGCCAGAGTCATCTGTTTGCAGAGAAGCAAAGAAGAGACTTTCTGAAAGATGGGCCATGATAGCACTAAATGGGGGTTTGCAGGAACAAAGGCATTCTCGAAGAAGCTCTAGTACACTGGGTGAGATGCTTGCAATTTCCGATGCAAAGAAGACTACGAAATCTGAGGAAGTGGTTAGTGAGGAACAAGAACCTAGGGGATCAACTTCAGGCTTAACTAGTAATTCGAGTAAAGAAGAGGTCTTGAGTGATTCTCCAAAAGGTCTCTTGCGATCTAAATCTTTACCTGTGTCTTCAACGGTTTATGGTGCTAGGCAAACTGTTGAAGTTCCAGATCTTGAGCCTGACAAAACACAAGTGCCAAAGGAGTTAACAAAGGCTAAAAGCATGAAATCATCACTTAAGGGAAAAGTTTCCAGTTTTTTATTTTCGAGGAATAAGAAATCTGGTAAGGAAACACTGGCCCATTTTCATTCTTCCAATGAATCTCAATCTGCCAGCCCCGAGACTTTAAGGTCACACACAGATTTTCCTGGAAATATGAGCAATGATATTGCTCACTGTGTTAACAGTAGTAGTTATGATGGTTGTCTATCCCCAAGTTTACATGGATCTGCAAGCAAAACTTCTTCAGCTTTAATAGGAGTGGGACAGAATCGTGCTGTTTTTTACCTTGAG GAAGGTTTATCTGTGGCAAAACCAGTGATGCTTGGGTGTGTAACTGAAACTGAGGACCAGCCAAGTCCAATTTCAGTTTTGGAACCACCATTCGGGGAGGATGACCCGACAAATCTGGAGTCCTCTCGAAATATGAAGGCAGACCAACGAG GATTGGGTCTGCCTCATATGTCCAACTTGATTGACAAATCACCTCCTATAGAGTCAATTGCCTGGCCCCGGTCATGGGATGATGCATGTGCAAATACCGCCACCCGTCATCTCTCGAACCCCTCATTGGTTTCCCCAGGCcctgaggaagaagaagaggattggCATTCCGTCGTCAAAACCCTACTATCAGGAGCTGGCCTCAACGTCGAGGTGCAATCTGACACTTTTTTGGGCAGATGGCATTCTCCTGATAGCCCATTAGACCCATCACTGAGAGACAAATATGCAAACCTAAACGACGAGGAGCCTGTGCATGAGGCAAGGCGAAGACAACGACGATCAATTCTGAAACTTGTATTTGATGGCGTCAATACCAGCCTTGTGGAGATTACGGGTTATGGACCAGACAACAGCACAAGGTCAATGgcatgtaacatggtcaatggTAGGTTCGTAGCGGGTGCATCGGCATCACCCACGGTGGTGGAACAGGTGTGGGACCTAATGAAGGAATGGTTTTCTAGTGAGGTAAGATTATATTTGGGAGATTGTGGTGACAGAGACAGCCTGGTTGTGGAGAGGGTTGTAAGGAATGAGGTGGTGGGGAGAGGCTGGGCTGAACACATGATGTTGGAGTTGGATAATATAGGGAAGGATATAGAGGGGAAGCTGCTGGAAGAGCTTGTGGAGGAGgctgtttttttcctttaa
- the LOC119984265 gene encoding two-component response regulator 24-like yields MPSPPGKSARKITALVVDDDMTNRIIHHKLLKSLGIKNQVVMNGKEAVDALSSGQIFDLILMDMDMPVMNGIEATRKLRAMGIRSVIAGVSSRSEEGEVREFIEAGLDDYQQKPLTTTKLFSILHKLA; encoded by the exons ATGCCTTCACCACCGGGGAAATCTGCAAGGAAGATAACAGCATTGGTGGTGGACGACGACATGACCAACCGGATAATTCACCacaagctcttgaaaagccttGGCATAAAGAACCAGGTGGTGATGAACGGAAAAGAAGCTGTTGATGCTCTTTCTTCCGGACAAATCTTTGACCTCATTCTGATGGACATGGATATGCCTGTCATGAATGGCATTGAG GCAACAAGGAAACTTCGTGCCATGGGTATTCGCAGCGTGATTGCAGGCGTATCCAGTCGTTCAGAGGAAGGAGAAGTGCGAGAATTTATTGAAGCTGGGCTTGATGACTATCAACAGAAGCCTTTGACCACTACTAAGCTCTTCTCAATCCTCCATAAGCTGGCCTAA